Proteins from a genomic interval of Streptomyces fodineus:
- a CDS encoding site-specific integrase, with product MDYFFTSRDKVRRFGAIADGIDLDFLRYVTRQRALKDGTPFFLGSVMRPLEPHCSFFLDLAKTLKAKSLRDYTYDFLDFSDFLESLDPPSDVLSATEDDLLAYREHCTQHRDEPMSPATWKRRRVTIHSFYDWAVDEAKLLARRPYYRRPNGRDVLSWGATAALDVRHLTYEQWRFLDRVGLRGLLPDGTADPSFRSAHTLRDSAAGNLSITTGLRLREFRALLDIEVGPPRRDGTAKEVELEAIAKFGLPRTVEIQDATVREIDWYRRTERAATVRKASRNLWRRREEFFVVDDVNTRQMKLRGVEHGRRRTWSVKAMDAELRARTMIEGEHGLEPMALFIGRHGRMLTSQRWEQIFLDAHARTLRIIEEHDLELEMPHQVRIHDLRHTFAVYMLELLTELLRKQDAEEYARSGRVPAYAADHQSRNPFLTVMRLLGHRRPESTMRYLTYKKKSNLLVAQAIKEWNDQDSTYAELASRHGGRWTD from the coding sequence GTGGACTACTTCTTCACCTCCCGTGACAAGGTCCGCCGGTTCGGTGCGATAGCCGACGGCATCGACCTTGACTTCCTGCGGTACGTGACCCGGCAGCGGGCGCTCAAGGACGGCACCCCGTTCTTCCTCGGCTCGGTCATGCGGCCGCTGGAGCCTCACTGCTCGTTCTTCCTCGATCTGGCCAAGACGCTCAAGGCGAAGTCGCTTCGGGACTATACCTACGACTTCCTGGACTTCAGCGACTTCCTGGAGAGCCTCGATCCGCCGAGCGACGTGCTGTCCGCGACGGAGGACGACCTGCTCGCCTACCGAGAGCACTGCACCCAGCACCGCGACGAACCCATGTCGCCGGCTACCTGGAAGCGCCGTCGCGTCACGATCCACAGCTTCTACGACTGGGCCGTCGACGAGGCCAAGCTGCTGGCCAGGCGCCCGTACTACCGGCGTCCCAACGGGCGTGACGTTCTGAGCTGGGGCGCCACCGCAGCACTCGATGTGCGGCACCTGACGTACGAGCAGTGGCGGTTCCTGGACCGCGTCGGCCTGCGCGGGCTTCTGCCGGACGGCACCGCCGACCCGTCGTTCCGGTCCGCACACACACTGCGGGACAGCGCCGCCGGCAATCTGTCCATCACTACCGGCCTGCGGCTGCGGGAGTTCCGGGCCCTGCTCGACATCGAGGTCGGCCCGCCGCGCCGCGACGGCACGGCGAAGGAAGTGGAGCTCGAGGCCATCGCCAAGTTCGGCCTGCCGCGGACCGTGGAAATCCAGGACGCGACGGTGAGGGAGATCGACTGGTATCGCCGAACCGAGCGTGCCGCCACGGTGCGCAAGGCGTCGAGGAACTTGTGGCGCCGCCGCGAGGAGTTCTTCGTCGTCGACGACGTCAACACGCGCCAGATGAAACTGCGCGGAGTCGAGCACGGCAGGCGCCGGACCTGGAGCGTCAAGGCTATGGACGCCGAGCTGCGAGCGCGGACCATGATCGAAGGCGAGCACGGGCTGGAGCCGATGGCCCTGTTCATCGGGCGCCACGGGCGGATGCTCACCAGCCAGAGGTGGGAGCAGATATTCCTCGATGCGCACGCGCGGACGCTGCGGATCATCGAGGAGCACGACCTTGAACTGGAGATGCCGCACCAGGTTCGGATTCACGATCTGCGGCACACGTTCGCGGTGTACATGCTGGAGCTGCTGACCGAGCTGCTGCGCAAGCAGGACGCGGAGGAGTACGCGCGCTCGGGCCGAGTACCCGCCTACGCGGCCGACCACCAGTCCCGCAACCCCTTCCTGACCGTCATGAGGCTGCTCGGACACCGCCGCCCAGAGTCGACGATGCGGTACCTGACGTACAAGAAGAAGTCGAACCTCCTGGTCGCGCAGGCCATCAAGGAGTGGAACGACCAGGACAGCACGTACGCGGAGCTGGCGTCGCGGCACGGGGGACGGTGGACCGACTGA
- a CDS encoding NUDIX hydrolase, whose translation MTTPISRSDHVAPRAARSAGQHAASRHAVWVGAAALVTDQIGRVLLVHPTYRADDRWLLPGGVVEPGEHPHVTCRREITEELGLANLPLSDVLAVHSLSPHHPDTQPGTPFPGEVRFVFDGGTLTPDQVEAIRLPPEELSEFAFLETRDAVQRLRPVDGQIMLAAYRARLGNTATAHLADGRHILDVPALDRHDVHVRYRPLWDSPLNRGPVPERLPVQQAWAWCFVPDGRVVLVADPGPRGALPMLPGGTVEKTDPTPEDTLHREAAEEAQLTLTDPVRLGWVLDETGEVYGSVGPNARLRLAARVTAIGPAAVDPATGRPFARLLATPAQAAALLGWGPPGARQALLAAETARERWGLATARPAAIEEVPAEGMRLS comes from the coding sequence ATGACCACTCCCATCTCACGTTCGGATCATGTTGCACCGCGTGCCGCCCGGTCCGCAGGGCAGCACGCCGCCTCCCGGCACGCGGTGTGGGTCGGCGCCGCCGCGCTCGTCACTGACCAGATCGGCCGCGTCCTGCTCGTTCACCCCACCTACCGCGCGGACGACCGGTGGCTGCTGCCCGGAGGAGTAGTCGAACCCGGCGAACACCCGCACGTCACCTGCCGACGCGAGATCACCGAGGAACTGGGTCTGGCGAACCTGCCCCTGTCGGACGTGCTCGCCGTCCACTCCCTCTCCCCGCACCACCCCGACACCCAGCCCGGCACGCCTTTCCCCGGGGAAGTCCGGTTCGTCTTCGATGGGGGAACCCTCACCCCCGACCAGGTGGAGGCGATCCGCCTGCCGCCCGAGGAACTGTCCGAGTTCGCCTTCCTCGAAACCCGGGACGCAGTGCAGCGGCTGAGGCCCGTGGACGGGCAGATCATGCTCGCCGCCTACCGTGCCCGGCTCGGGAACACCGCCACCGCCCACCTCGCCGACGGCCGGCACATCCTCGACGTCCCGGCGCTGGACCGCCATGACGTCCACGTCCGCTACCGGCCCCTGTGGGACAGCCCCCTCAACCGCGGCCCCGTCCCCGAGCGGCTCCCCGTGCAGCAAGCCTGGGCGTGGTGCTTCGTCCCCGACGGCAGGGTCGTCCTCGTGGCCGACCCCGGCCCCCGGGGCGCGCTGCCTATGCTGCCTGGCGGCACCGTGGAGAAGACCGACCCGACGCCCGAGGACACCCTCCACCGCGAAGCCGCCGAGGAGGCCCAGCTCACCCTCACCGATCCGGTGCGACTGGGTTGGGTGCTGGACGAGACCGGCGAGGTCTACGGCTCAGTGGGGCCCAACGCCCGGCTCCGCCTGGCCGCCCGGGTCACCGCCATCGGACCGGCGGCCGTCGACCCCGCTACCGGACGCCCCTTCGCACGTCTGCTCGCCACCCCCGCCCAGGCAGCCGCCCTTCTGGGATGGGGCCCGCCAGGAGCGCGGCAAGCCCTACTCGCCGCGGAGACGGCCCGGGAGCGGTGGGGCCTTGCCACCGCTCGCCCCGCGGCCATCGAGGAAGTCCCTGCGGAGGGGATGCGGCTGAGCTGA
- the fxlM gene encoding methyltransferase, FxLD system — protein MGYTQQDEWHDHYARGESFRALTDAERAVLDSALRPQGPAVALDVGCGLGELALHLAQMGYSVDAVDYAESAVELAAAQAPDGADVRFPHHDIEHDSLAALPHDAYDLITFRLSYAFVQNRTWLLARLREQLRPDGTICIITPLADAVPADRRDIALDEDELTLAAAGWATADRFDADGLAVLVLRHPVTGPVAFADKQRPAPQGLIGAGVVVTDEQGRVLLGRSARGVWELPGGKPDPGESFEQAAVRELAEETGLEASTDDAQVLAVLMDTTYNVPRLTAAVRVTAHHGTPAVLEPDLFHRWEWHWPADLPALTGTLFTPSAHVLDCVWPGLLEDLPPVHRNLCLQPRPSEDPERARESHRLREAMTDRLIDQGYIADASVEAAFRRVRRHLFLPGVPLETVYAAEDAIVATKRGRNGRATSTVSAPWLQAVMLREAALGPDQTALEIGSNGPNAALMQEVVGPGGLIVTMDIDPFVVERTARFLPAAGYDRVRVVLGDGEHGAPGFTDEGSLNAIIVTVQAPDIPPAWITPLVEGGRLVVPLTIHGYSWAVAFEKHGDQLVSRSYTVCGFVPMQGAGAPAEDVVSLRGGEIRVRFPEGGTADAEQLTRALQAPRLERRTGITIPGNTPFDKLMLWLATTMDGFCRLAVDPELDTGVVEHCKGWDAAAVVRDGCLARLLLQQTGPAAWEWCIHAYGPAAEQLAEEMTQQVIVWDRDQHIRDAPRLTVRSRLGGGTEETGARTLVKRHARLDFDWTRPHRTSR, from the coding sequence GTGGGATACACGCAGCAAGACGAATGGCACGACCACTACGCCCGCGGCGAGAGTTTCCGGGCCCTGACCGACGCCGAACGCGCCGTACTGGATTCCGCCCTGCGTCCGCAGGGCCCCGCCGTGGCCCTGGACGTGGGCTGTGGCCTGGGCGAACTCGCCCTCCACCTTGCCCAGATGGGCTACTCGGTCGACGCCGTCGACTACGCGGAGTCGGCCGTCGAACTCGCCGCCGCGCAGGCTCCCGACGGAGCCGACGTGCGCTTCCCGCACCACGACATCGAGCACGACTCCCTCGCCGCCCTGCCGCATGATGCGTACGACCTGATCACCTTCCGCCTGAGCTACGCCTTCGTCCAAAACCGCACATGGCTCCTCGCCCGTCTGCGCGAGCAGCTGCGCCCCGACGGCACCATCTGCATCATCACGCCGCTCGCCGACGCCGTCCCCGCAGACCGGCGCGACATCGCCCTGGACGAGGACGAACTCACCCTGGCCGCCGCCGGATGGGCCACGGCCGATCGATTCGACGCCGACGGCCTGGCCGTGCTGGTGCTGCGCCATCCGGTCACCGGGCCGGTGGCCTTCGCCGACAAGCAACGCCCCGCCCCGCAGGGCCTCATCGGCGCCGGTGTCGTAGTCACCGACGAACAGGGCCGCGTACTGCTCGGCCGATCGGCGCGCGGCGTCTGGGAACTTCCCGGCGGCAAGCCCGACCCAGGCGAATCCTTCGAACAGGCAGCCGTCCGCGAGCTGGCCGAGGAGACCGGACTGGAAGCCTCGACAGACGACGCCCAGGTCCTCGCCGTCCTGATGGACACCACCTACAACGTGCCCCGCCTGACCGCCGCCGTCCGTGTCACCGCCCACCACGGAACCCCCGCAGTGCTCGAACCCGACCTGTTCCACCGCTGGGAGTGGCACTGGCCCGCCGACCTGCCCGCTCTCACGGGCACGCTGTTCACGCCGTCCGCGCATGTGCTGGACTGCGTCTGGCCCGGTCTCCTCGAGGACCTGCCGCCCGTGCACCGTAACCTCTGCCTCCAGCCCAGGCCGTCAGAGGACCCCGAGAGGGCGCGCGAGAGCCACCGGTTGCGCGAGGCGATGACCGACAGACTCATCGACCAGGGTTACATCGCTGATGCCTCCGTCGAGGCTGCCTTTCGCCGGGTGCGTCGGCACCTCTTCCTCCCCGGGGTGCCGCTGGAGACCGTGTACGCCGCAGAGGACGCGATCGTCGCCACCAAGAGAGGCCGCAACGGCCGGGCCACCAGTACGGTCTCGGCACCCTGGCTGCAGGCCGTCATGCTCCGCGAGGCTGCCCTCGGCCCTGACCAGACCGCGCTGGAGATCGGTTCCAACGGCCCCAACGCGGCCCTCATGCAGGAAGTCGTCGGCCCCGGAGGGCTGATCGTCACCATGGACATCGACCCGTTCGTCGTCGAACGCACGGCGCGGTTTCTGCCCGCCGCCGGGTACGACCGGGTGCGCGTCGTGCTCGGCGATGGCGAGCACGGTGCTCCCGGCTTCACCGACGAAGGCTCTCTCAACGCAATCATCGTGACCGTCCAAGCCCCCGACATCCCGCCGGCCTGGATCACCCCGCTCGTCGAGGGCGGGCGCCTCGTGGTTCCGCTGACAATCCACGGATACAGCTGGGCCGTCGCCTTCGAGAAGCACGGCGACCAGCTGGTCAGCCGCTCGTACACGGTGTGCGGGTTCGTCCCCATGCAAGGCGCCGGAGCGCCGGCGGAAGATGTCGTGTCCCTGCGTGGCGGGGAAATCCGCGTGCGGTTCCCCGAGGGCGGAACGGCGGACGCCGAGCAGCTCACCCGGGCCCTGCAGGCGCCTCGGCTCGAACGCCGGACCGGCATCACGATTCCCGGCAACACCCCGTTCGACAAGCTCATGCTGTGGCTCGCCACCACGATGGACGGCTTCTGCCGCCTGGCCGTCGACCCGGAACTCGACACCGGGGTCGTCGAGCACTGCAAGGGCTGGGACGCGGCAGCCGTGGTCCGAGACGGCTGCCTCGCCCGCCTGCTGCTCCAGCAGACCGGCCCTGCCGCATGGGAGTGGTGCATTCACGCCTACGGACCGGCCGCCGAGCAACTCGCTGAGGAGATGACGCAGCAGGTCATCGTCTGGGACCGCGACCAGCACATCCGCGACGCTCCCCGCTTGACGGTCCGTTCCCGCCTCGGCGGCGGCACCGAAGAGACGGGCGCCCGCACCCTCGTGAAGCGGCACGCACGCCTCGACTTCGACTGGACGCGCCCGCACCGTACAAGCCGTTAA
- a CDS encoding phosphotransferase, translating to MSASAPTPAQHPAATPPPPAAGERFAAPIDVHAVLLRPGATEWEVLLTRRAGDVYATGLWHMPSGHIDGGHEDVVEALVREAAEGTGVAIVPGDVQIAAVVHHRSPKGSARMGVFGVVRSWTGEPHIREPHLCSEMAWYALDRLPPDMVAYPRAGLEALRAGRHFAIHFQQPDDPIAYTADGPNRLQLLSETNSRDLSGPSRELWRFAEQAVGPLAAIEDASWSRTTSRVWRLTGRSGGTWYLKQHPSEKFYSREVFAYREWVPALGERAPRLVASDDRLLAVVLTQLPGRNLHGLTLASADERRVHQQLGEIARAFHDSAPGHPAEQPSVSRTQKVDRHLQAARPLLSSADEDLVRQLATRYDSLPPGERVPTLGDLQLRNVLLTDTGLVGVFDFERAEPRQRGHDFVHLADLWDGREDLRAAFFTGYGRPLTPLEAEHMECEAALDALSGIAYGLTHDDPEVVERGRRTLRRLHRTQSA from the coding sequence ATGAGCGCTTCCGCCCCCACACCTGCACAGCACCCCGCAGCGACGCCACCACCACCGGCGGCCGGCGAACGCTTCGCCGCGCCCATCGACGTACACGCGGTCCTCCTGCGCCCCGGCGCGACCGAATGGGAAGTCCTGCTCACCCGCCGGGCCGGCGACGTCTACGCCACCGGTCTGTGGCACATGCCCTCGGGTCACATCGACGGTGGCCACGAGGACGTCGTCGAGGCCCTCGTCCGGGAAGCTGCCGAGGGAACCGGCGTCGCCATCGTCCCTGGCGATGTCCAGATCGCCGCCGTGGTCCATCACCGCAGTCCCAAAGGCTCCGCCCGCATGGGTGTCTTCGGTGTCGTCCGCTCCTGGACAGGTGAGCCGCACATCCGCGAACCCCATCTGTGCAGCGAGATGGCCTGGTATGCCCTCGACCGCCTCCCGCCGGACATGGTGGCCTACCCCCGCGCCGGGCTGGAGGCCCTGCGCGCCGGACGGCACTTCGCCATCCATTTCCAGCAGCCCGACGATCCGATCGCCTACACAGCGGACGGCCCGAACCGGCTGCAATTGCTGTCAGAGACCAACTCCCGTGATCTGTCGGGTCCTTCGCGGGAACTCTGGAGGTTCGCCGAGCAGGCCGTCGGCCCGCTCGCGGCCATCGAGGACGCTTCGTGGAGCCGTACCACCAGCCGGGTCTGGAGGCTGACCGGAAGGTCGGGCGGCACCTGGTACCTCAAGCAGCATCCGAGCGAGAAGTTTTATTCGCGTGAGGTGTTCGCATACCGGGAGTGGGTGCCCGCTCTCGGCGAGCGCGCCCCGCGCCTGGTCGCCTCAGACGACCGGCTCCTGGCGGTCGTCCTGACCCAACTGCCCGGCCGTAACCTCCACGGCCTCACCCTGGCATCCGCCGACGAGCGCCGTGTGCACCAGCAGCTCGGTGAGATCGCGCGGGCCTTCCACGACAGCGCCCCTGGCCACCCGGCCGAGCAACCATCGGTCTCCCGCACCCAGAAGGTGGACCGTCACCTTCAGGCAGCCCGGCCGCTGCTGTCCTCCGCCGACGAGGACCTGGTACGCCAGCTGGCCACGCGCTACGACAGCCTGCCGCCCGGCGAGCGTGTCCCTACCCTGGGCGACTTGCAGCTGCGCAACGTCTTGCTCACCGACACCGGCCTGGTCGGCGTCTTCGACTTTGAGCGCGCCGAGCCACGGCAGCGGGGCCACGACTTCGTACACCTGGCCGACCTCTGGGACGGTCGCGAAGACCTGCGCGCTGCCTTCTTCACCGGGTACGGCAGGCCCCTGACCCCGCTCGAAGCCGAGCACATGGAGTGCGAGGCGGCCCTCGACGCCCTCAGCGGCATCGCCTACGGCCTCACCCACGACGACCCCGAGGTCGTCGAACGCGGCCGGCGGACCCTGCGCCGCCTCCATCGCACCCAGAGCGCCTGA
- a CDS encoding ABC transporter ATP-binding protein, protein MSEDKAPQPDTEEAEEAVSASEMLLFGGQLEYDVGWNAHHGAWLGLSLWSMARQLPRLVATSVRLAHWADRRALRTVAVAEIGSGVTQAVGLVAVNSVLSHLLGPGTITERITHALPVLMAVSVMGVVGALCAAASTAATGALEPKVQRVATERYLTLVSRVELKAVEDDEFHRLLDSASWGAESARRMVKYTTSVVNALISLIAAAGVLTVLHWALLPLLAAMTLPSAWGAMAKARRRYVSFHQFVQHARAAQLLTRLLISQDAAAEIRLYAMGPFLLEHFRGMADTSEREQSRLARLDARTGLLSAAATGAATAATYGMLGVLLWTGSMQLSVAGTAVLAIRSGSSALRRCVLQISDVHQESLFVGDFERLCTEAGRRAIPDGGQDLPEHVEEIRFEKVTFTYPGKENPALSEVDLVLPAGKTIALVGSNGSGKSTLVKLLCGLYAPDEGHIWWDNVDAVHADRAQIFDRVAAVNQDFYRWPFTARVNIGIGRPRRPFDDEPIMEAATYSGADTVIDELPRGLGTLLQRGYKGGQNISGGQWQKIGIARGRFRSGQVLVVDEPTSALDPAAEQRVFDQIRALAGQGQTVVLVTHRLHSVRHADTIVVLDHGRVVEHGPFDQLMDPHTGTGAFRDAYLLQSHAFNQTVPDQTTAPHPATPASEPA, encoded by the coding sequence ATGAGCGAAGACAAGGCTCCGCAACCCGATACGGAGGAAGCCGAGGAAGCGGTGTCAGCGTCGGAGATGCTGCTGTTCGGCGGTCAGCTGGAGTACGACGTGGGCTGGAACGCCCACCACGGGGCGTGGCTGGGGTTGTCCTTGTGGTCGATGGCCCGGCAGCTTCCCCGTTTGGTGGCTACGTCGGTACGGCTGGCGCATTGGGCGGACCGGCGGGCGCTGCGCACGGTGGCCGTGGCCGAGATCGGCTCGGGAGTCACCCAGGCGGTCGGCCTGGTGGCCGTCAATTCGGTGCTGAGCCATCTACTTGGTCCGGGGACGATCACGGAGCGGATCACCCATGCGCTTCCCGTCCTGATGGCCGTATCGGTGATGGGAGTCGTGGGGGCACTGTGTGCGGCGGCGTCGACAGCCGCGACAGGGGCCCTGGAACCCAAAGTCCAGCGGGTGGCCACGGAGCGGTACCTGACCCTGGTCTCGCGGGTTGAGTTGAAAGCGGTCGAGGACGACGAATTCCACCGGCTACTGGACTCAGCCTCTTGGGGCGCGGAGTCGGCCCGCCGGATGGTGAAGTACACCACCAGCGTGGTCAACGCGCTGATCTCGTTGATCGCCGCAGCCGGGGTTCTCACCGTGCTGCACTGGGCCTTGCTGCCGCTGCTGGCCGCGATGACGCTGCCCAGCGCGTGGGGTGCGATGGCCAAGGCCCGCCGCCGGTACGTCAGCTTCCACCAGTTCGTGCAGCACGCCCGCGCTGCGCAGCTGCTGACCCGGCTGCTGATCAGCCAGGACGCCGCCGCCGAGATCCGCCTGTATGCGATGGGCCCGTTCCTGCTGGAGCACTTCCGAGGCATGGCCGACACCAGCGAACGGGAGCAGTCCCGGCTGGCCCGGCTCGATGCCCGTACCGGTCTGCTGTCCGCCGCCGCGACCGGCGCCGCCACCGCCGCCACATACGGAATGCTCGGTGTGCTGCTGTGGACCGGGTCAATGCAACTGTCCGTCGCCGGGACCGCGGTGCTGGCCATCCGCTCCGGCTCCTCGGCACTGCGACGATGCGTCCTGCAGATCTCCGACGTCCACCAGGAGAGCTTGTTCGTCGGCGACTTCGAGCGGCTATGCACGGAGGCCGGCCGCCGCGCCATCCCGGACGGCGGCCAAGACCTCCCCGAACACGTGGAGGAGATCCGCTTCGAGAAGGTGACCTTCACCTACCCGGGCAAGGAGAATCCGGCGCTGTCCGAAGTAGACCTGGTACTGCCTGCGGGCAAGACGATCGCACTCGTTGGGAGTAACGGCAGCGGCAAGTCGACCTTAGTCAAGCTGCTGTGCGGGCTCTACGCGCCCGACGAGGGACACATCTGGTGGGACAACGTGGATGCGGTCCACGCCGACCGCGCACAGATCTTCGACCGCGTCGCCGCCGTGAACCAGGACTTCTACCGGTGGCCCTTCACCGCACGGGTGAACATCGGCATCGGCCGCCCCCGCCGCCCGTTCGACGACGAGCCGATCATGGAGGCAGCCACGTACTCGGGCGCCGACACGGTCATCGACGAGCTGCCCCGCGGGCTGGGCACGCTCCTGCAGCGCGGCTACAAAGGCGGGCAGAACATCTCCGGCGGACAGTGGCAGAAGATCGGCATCGCCCGCGGGCGGTTCCGCTCAGGCCAGGTACTCGTGGTGGACGAACCCACCAGCGCCCTCGACCCGGCCGCCGAGCAGCGCGTGTTCGACCAGATCCGCGCCCTGGCCGGCCAAGGGCAAACCGTCGTCCTGGTCACCCACCGCCTGCACAGCGTCCGGCACGCCGACACCATCGTCGTCCTCGACCACGGCCGCGTCGTCGAGCACGGTCCCTTCGACCAGCTCATGGACCCCCACACCGGCACGGGAGCCTTCCGCGACGCCTATCTACTCCAGTCCCACGCCTTCAACCAGACCGTCCCGGACCAGACCACGGCACCGCATCCCGCCACGCCCGCCTCGGAGCCAGCATGA
- a CDS encoding protein-L-isoaspartate O-methyltransferase family protein: protein MHHITPAAPHTAPPPPLPEEDPRARQARQEMVTRLEADQPLAPVVREALLALRLDVLVPRAYVRQVPDGVEPGVWKLLDGAHPEDREEWITVLYSGDSVRVQHDGERLDGQRRGVVTGGRITSLSSVMSMTAAFLGELQPQRGQSFLDLGSGPGVTGAAACLICGPERVTLVDRDPHLVEAVLERLAPLGFRPRAVIGDGYAGAPAFGPYDRVLSGFAVEAVPPHWLDQLANGGRLLTTITTRSPSWPGRAVVEKTARGRVEATLRGVRSGHRPAHGLEWLTALAHRERIAAEPGSRRSTSLAPPDKSAYGLWLALDHLAPGLVRDYQAEHLTLVAPDEDSWVVVRPAAGGGWMANSVGERPVWAEVEEVHARWVAAGEPTSYRLEIAADGTQHVTSATGPAPLEWALSAPAAPGIPAPAQERP from the coding sequence ATGCACCACATCACCCCTGCCGCTCCCCACACCGCGCCACCTCCTCCCCTGCCCGAGGAGGACCCCCGAGCCAGGCAGGCACGCCAGGAGATGGTCACCCGGCTGGAAGCCGACCAGCCCCTGGCCCCTGTCGTGCGCGAGGCGCTGCTCGCCCTGCGTCTGGACGTACTAGTCCCGCGTGCGTACGTACGCCAGGTACCCGACGGTGTCGAGCCGGGAGTGTGGAAGCTGCTGGACGGGGCGCATCCCGAGGACCGCGAAGAGTGGATCACGGTTCTCTACAGCGGCGACAGCGTCCGGGTCCAGCACGATGGTGAACGCCTGGACGGGCAGCGGCGGGGAGTGGTGACCGGCGGGCGCATCACGTCACTGTCCAGCGTGATGTCGATGACCGCCGCGTTCCTCGGCGAACTCCAGCCACAGAGGGGTCAGTCCTTCCTTGACTTGGGCAGCGGCCCGGGGGTCACAGGGGCGGCGGCGTGCCTGATCTGCGGACCGGAGCGGGTGACGCTCGTGGACCGCGACCCGCATCTGGTGGAAGCGGTCCTGGAGCGCCTGGCCCCGCTCGGCTTCCGCCCTCGCGCCGTCATCGGAGACGGGTATGCCGGAGCACCTGCCTTCGGTCCGTACGACCGGGTACTGTCCGGCTTCGCGGTCGAGGCTGTCCCGCCGCACTGGCTGGATCAACTGGCCAATGGTGGACGACTGTTGACGACCATCACGACCCGGTCGCCGAGCTGGCCGGGACGTGCCGTGGTGGAGAAGACCGCGCGGGGGCGTGTGGAGGCCACGTTGCGCGGGGTGCGCAGCGGTCATCGCCCCGCGCACGGGCTGGAATGGCTGACCGCGCTCGCCCATCGCGAGCGGATCGCCGCCGAGCCTGGTTCACGCCGGAGCACATCGTTGGCGCCACCGGACAAGAGCGCGTACGGCCTGTGGCTCGCCCTCGATCATCTCGCCCCTGGGCTGGTGCGGGACTACCAGGCCGAGCACCTGACGCTCGTCGCCCCCGACGAGGACTCGTGGGTCGTCGTGCGCCCTGCGGCCGGCGGCGGGTGGATGGCCAATTCCGTCGGCGAACGGCCCGTCTGGGCCGAAGTCGAGGAGGTGCACGCGCGCTGGGTGGCGGCCGGCGAGCCGACCTCCTACCGCCTGGAGATCGCCGCCGACGGAACCCAGCACGTCACATCCGCCACCGGACCAGCGCCTCTGGAGTGGGCGCTGTCCGCACCGGCCGCACCGGGCATTCCCGCACCGGCACAGGAGCGGCCATGA
- a CDS encoding NUDIX domain-containing protein encodes MTDRYKSIVDVLVLLHRQDGRVLLLRRAEPRYAGQLTIVGGHLDRDEWFEDGACREVREEVGVHVDPEDLWLCCTAHLLSPDGERRLALLFTTQTWSGEPFNAEPDRHTELVWAEPGEPPLDAHPFTAALLEHFVAGSPRANIRMPAADEEPKES; translated from the coding sequence GTGACTGACCGCTACAAGAGCATCGTCGACGTGCTTGTCCTCCTACACCGGCAGGACGGCCGCGTGCTATTGCTCCGCCGAGCCGAGCCCCGGTACGCGGGGCAACTCACCATCGTCGGCGGCCATCTCGACCGCGACGAGTGGTTCGAGGATGGGGCGTGCCGCGAGGTCCGTGAGGAAGTCGGGGTGCACGTCGATCCCGAAGATCTGTGGCTGTGCTGTACCGCGCATCTGCTCTCTCCCGATGGGGAGCGCCGGCTCGCCTTGTTGTTCACCACCCAGACCTGGAGCGGTGAGCCGTTCAACGCCGAACCGGACAGGCACACCGAGTTGGTGTGGGCCGAACCGGGTGAGCCTCCCCTCGACGCTCACCCCTTCACCGCTGCCCTGCTGGAGCACTTCGTCGCAGGGAGCCCCCGCGCCAACATCCGCATGCCCGCCGCCGACGAGGAGCCGAAGGAGTCCTGA